A window of Eubacteriaceae bacterium ES3 contains these coding sequences:
- a CDS encoding methyl-accepting chemotaxis protein: MSLSRKLSLIVSIVVLVGVLILAVISNTYTTNLLSEREEEAGLLLGQSVLSALDSEVDAIKIAVEVIANDPETQRLFYERDREGLLELYSARYDLLKDEIYQFQFHLPDSTSFLRLHSPEKYGDSLYDIRQTVNEANATGQTVMGLEGGVAGYGVRVVVPMFYNGEAIGSVEFGNRFDDTFLTSTQEQFGGEAYFIYLFDTEAVEDGTIPFLAGTQETDNWPLEPAVTESLYNGEIEYIVEEGSSAGVVLIPFTDYSGEVKGYIKVINDRTEVLAQIQQTRTVIYGIAAAIAVIVFILLTLLINQMVRRPLKKISEIAGSVARGDFDIAMDMQSNDEIGVVANAFSETVNVLKGVINDVETITQATMVGDHTKRGDISQYEGAYGHLITDINGLVDVFVKRLDAIPFPTILMDTDYQIKFVNQAGVKAVGTSAEQILGQKCYELLQTDLCDSESCPGRKALAERETVEDEVVIRNANYATFNTPVEDYDGNLVGQMEILVDQTEIKNAQLESQQAQLKAEDQAKLIEDQMLEAEKQADIQKRIADQADEQAKEVQKQVELAKKVSDYQEREVEKLVSNLSRLAVGDLSISIDDAEYDEDTESIAMMYQMINMSLGNSVRAINGYIEEITQTVGQMAEKDFTGEINGLFMGDFMRLKDSINHILEQMNQVLSEIQSASGQVEAGTEQIADASSSLAEGSSEQASSIQEISATITEIASQTRENAVNANKANELSEKARKEAQSGNEQMSEMLAAMDQISESSQGIAKIIKVIDDIAFQTNILALNAAVEAARAGEHGKGFAVVAEEVRTLAARSAQAAKETTELIESSVETVEEGNKMAQITAESLEEIVKGISDAVDIVGQIAQASNEQATAINEINIGVDQIAEVTQRNTATAEESASASQQIASQAQILESMVSDFKLK, from the coding sequence ATGAGTTTAAGCAGAAAACTATCATTAATTGTATCCATTGTGGTTCTGGTAGGGGTACTGATTTTGGCAGTAATCAGTAATACATATACCACAAATCTTCTGTCAGAACGGGAAGAAGAGGCCGGTCTTCTTTTGGGGCAGTCAGTTTTAAGCGCTCTGGATAGTGAAGTAGATGCCATTAAGATTGCGGTGGAAGTGATTGCCAATGATCCGGAAACCCAGCGGCTGTTTTATGAACGGGACAGAGAGGGGCTGCTTGAATTATACAGTGCCAGATATGACCTGCTCAAAGATGAGATCTATCAGTTTCAGTTTCATCTACCGGATTCTACCTCCTTTTTACGGCTGCACAGCCCGGAAAAGTACGGAGACAGTCTCTATGATATTCGTCAGACAGTTAATGAAGCTAATGCAACTGGTCAAACTGTCATGGGTCTTGAAGGTGGTGTTGCCGGTTATGGCGTCCGGGTGGTTGTACCTATGTTTTATAATGGCGAAGCGATTGGGTCCGTTGAATTTGGCAACCGCTTTGATGATACGTTCCTGACCTCAACTCAGGAGCAATTCGGCGGTGAGGCTTATTTTATCTATCTCTTTGATACTGAAGCAGTAGAAGATGGAACGATTCCTTTTCTGGCAGGTACTCAGGAGACCGATAACTGGCCCCTGGAGCCAGCTGTAACTGAAAGTCTTTATAATGGAGAAATTGAATATATTGTGGAAGAGGGAAGCAGTGCAGGAGTTGTTCTGATCCCCTTTACCGATTACAGTGGAGAGGTAAAAGGCTATATTAAGGTAATCAATGATCGGACGGAAGTTTTGGCCCAGATACAGCAGACCAGAACAGTGATTTATGGGATTGCAGCCGCCATAGCGGTTATAGTCTTTATCTTATTAACACTATTGATTAATCAGATGGTTAGAAGACCGCTTAAAAAGATTTCAGAGATTGCTGGCAGTGTGGCAAGAGGTGACTTTGATATTGCCATGGATATGCAGTCTAATGATGAAATTGGTGTAGTTGCGAACGCTTTTTCAGAAACAGTAAATGTACTCAAAGGTGTGATCAATGATGTAGAGACGATTACTCAAGCGACCATGGTTGGAGATCATACGAAACGTGGGGATATAAGTCAGTATGAAGGTGCTTATGGGCATTTGATTACAGATATAAACGGTCTGGTGGATGTCTTTGTCAAGCGGCTGGATGCTATTCCCTTCCCGACTATCCTAATGGATACCGATTATCAGATTAAATTTGTTAATCAGGCGGGAGTTAAAGCGGTGGGAACAAGCGCAGAGCAAATCCTGGGCCAGAAATGTTACGAGCTGCTGCAGACAGACCTTTGTGATTCCGAATCCTGTCCGGGCCGAAAGGCGCTGGCGGAAAGAGAAACTGTGGAAGATGAAGTCGTAATTAGAAATGCCAACTATGCAACTTTCAACACACCGGTCGAGGATTATGATGGAAACCTGGTTGGCCAGATGGAAATTCTTGTCGATCAGACTGAAATTAAAAATGCCCAGCTGGAATCCCAGCAGGCTCAGCTCAAAGCTGAAGACCAGGCAAAACTGATTGAAGACCAGATGCTTGAAGCTGAGAAACAGGCGGATATCCAAAAACGGATTGCCGACCAGGCTGATGAACAGGCCAAAGAGGTTCAAAAGCAGGTTGAACTGGCTAAAAAAGTTTCAGATTATCAGGAACGTGAAGTAGAAAAACTGGTATCTAATCTGTCCCGTCTGGCAGTTGGTGATTTGAGTATTTCGATTGATGACGCAGAATATGATGAAGATACGGAATCCATTGCGATGATGTATCAGATGATTAATATGAGCTTGGGAAATAGTGTTAGAGCCATTAACGGTTATATTGAAGAAATCACCCAAACGGTAGGACAGATGGCGGAAAAGGATTTTACCGGCGAAATAAACGGACTGTTTATGGGCGATTTTATGAGGCTGAAAGATTCCATCAATCATATATTGGAACAGATGAATCAGGTGCTTTCAGAGATACAGTCGGCGTCGGGCCAGGTTGAAGCAGGAACAGAACAGATCGCTGATGCCAGCTCGAGTCTGGCGGAAGGATCGTCTGAACAGGCCAGTTCCATTCAGGAAATCTCTGCTACCATCACTGAAATTGCATCTCAAACCAGGGAAAATGCGGTTAATGCCAATAAAGCCAATGAGTTGTCGGAGAAGGCTCGGAAAGAGGCGCAAAGCGGGAATGAGCAGATGAGTGAGATGCTTGCGGCAATGGATCAGATCAGTGAGTCTTCTCAGGGCATTGCCAAGATTATAAAAGTAATCGACGATATTGCTTTTCAGACTAATATTCTGGCCCTCAATGCAGCCGTCGAAGCTGCCCGTGCTGGTGAACATGGTAAAGGGTTTGCGGTAGTCGCTGAGGAAGTCAGAACGCTGGCGGCTAGAAGTGCTCAGGCAGCCAAGGAAACGACTGAATTAATTGAATCTTCAGTAGAGACAGTTGAAGAAGGCAACAAGATGGCCCAAATTACAGCTGAATCATTAGAAGAAATTGTCAAAGGGATCTCGGATGCAGTAGATATTGTAGGCCAGATCGCCCAAGCTTCAAATGAGCAGGCGACAGCTATTAATGAGATTAACATTGGGGTGGATCAGATTGCCGAAGTAACACAAAGAAATACCGCAACGGCTGAAGAAAGTGCTTCAGCCAGTCAGCAAATTGCCTCGCAAGCGCAAATCCTGGAAAGCATGGTATCGGATTTTAAACTTAAATAA